The Trichocoleus desertorum ATA4-8-CV12 genome contains a region encoding:
- the mutY gene encoding A/G-specific adenine glycosylase produces MPSSAVLELRRSLLDWYHQFGRDLPWRRNRDPYAIWISEIMLQQTQVKTVIPYYERWLTLFPTVTTLAVAEQQQVLKAWQGLGYYARARNLHRTAQVIVEQYDATFPQDLIAVLQLPGIGRTTAGGILSAAFNQVVAILDGNVKRVLTRLAAIEVPPSKATKQLWQLSETILDPKQPRNFNQALMDLGATLCTPQNPACLICPWSAYCRAYQFNLQSELPMSETRAPLPHKLIGVAVIWNDQGQILIDRRRQEGLLGGLWEFPGGKVEPGETVEACIQREIREELGIEVAVGDRLITIDHAYTHFRVTLNVHHCRHVSGDPQPIECDEVRWVTLAEIDQFPFPKANVQIIEALRQTSNV; encoded by the coding sequence TTGCCGAGTTCTGCTGTATTAGAGTTACGGCGATCGCTTCTAGATTGGTATCACCAATTTGGCCGTGACTTACCTTGGCGGCGCAATCGAGATCCTTACGCCATTTGGATCTCCGAAATCATGTTGCAGCAAACCCAAGTCAAAACCGTCATTCCTTACTACGAGCGTTGGCTAACTCTGTTTCCTACGGTAACCACCTTGGCAGTGGCTGAGCAGCAACAAGTTCTCAAAGCATGGCAAGGCCTAGGATATTATGCTCGGGCTCGCAACTTGCACCGTACCGCTCAGGTGATTGTTGAGCAATACGACGCTACCTTTCCCCAAGACTTAATAGCTGTTCTACAGCTTCCTGGCATTGGCCGCACTACTGCTGGCGGAATTTTGAGTGCAGCTTTTAATCAAGTAGTCGCTATTTTGGATGGTAATGTGAAGCGAGTGCTGACTCGTTTAGCGGCAATAGAGGTTCCCCCCTCGAAAGCGACTAAACAACTCTGGCAACTCTCCGAAACGATTCTTGATCCAAAGCAGCCCAGAAACTTTAATCAAGCATTGATGGACTTAGGGGCTACACTTTGCACTCCCCAAAATCCTGCTTGTCTGATTTGTCCTTGGAGTGCTTACTGTCGAGCTTATCAATTTAATCTGCAATCTGAACTACCTATGTCTGAAACTCGCGCCCCTCTCCCTCACAAGTTGATCGGTGTCGCCGTCATTTGGAACGACCAAGGTCAAATCCTCATCGATCGCCGCCGTCAAGAAGGACTATTAGGTGGCTTGTGGGAATTTCCCGGTGGCAAAGTTGAGCCAGGAGAAACTGTAGAAGCCTGCATCCAGCGAGAAATTCGAGAAGAGTTAGGCATTGAGGTAGCGGTAGGCGATCGCCTAATTACCATTGACCATGCCTACACTCACTTCCGTGTCACCTTAAATGTGCATCATTGTCGCCATGTCAGCGGAGACCCCCAACCGATCGAATGTGATGAAGTGCGCTGGGTGACTTTAGCAGAAATTGATCAGTTTCCCTTCCCGAAGGCGAATGTACAAATCATTGAAGCCTTACGCCAAACGAGCAACGTTTAA